The nucleotide sequence CCGGCCTCGACCGGCGGGGCAACGACGCCATCCAGCTACAGCTGTTCTGGGACTACCAGTTCAACCTCGACGGCTATCCGGCATTCCAGGAGTACTTCCGCACGCACCGGCCGCCGCTGCTGGTGACGTGGGGCAAGAACGACGAGATCTTCGGTGCCGCCGGCGCGGAGGCCTTCGCACGGGACCTGCCCGACGGCGAGTTCCACCTCCTCGACGCCGGGCACTTCGCGTTGGAGACCCACGGCGAGGAGATCAGCGGCTACGTCCGCGACTTCCTCGGCCGGCACGTCGGGCCGACGGCATGAGCCGGCGCTACCCGGCGATCGCCTTCACCGACGACGTCCGCACCGAGCAGCGCCGCCACGGCAGCGACCGGTTCTACGAGCGCAAGCGGGTGGCCGGTGCGGTGTCGACGACCCCGGATCCGCTGGGGGAGGACGAACGGGAGTACCTCGCCGAATGCGATGGCTTCTACCTGGCCTCGGTGAGTGCCACGGGGTGGCCCTACGTGCAATTCCGCGGCGGGCCGCCGGGCTTCCTGCGCGTCGTCGACGCGCACACCATCGGGTGGGCCGACTTCCGCGGCAACCTGCAGTACGTCACCGCGGGGAACGTCGCCGGTGACGACCGCGTGGCGTTGATCGCGCTCGACTACGTCCACCGCCGCCGGCTGAAGATCTTCGGGCACGCCCGGGCCGTCGCGGCCGAGACCGATCCCGACCTCTGTCGCTCGCTCGCGGTCCCGGGCTACGACGCGGTCGTCGAGCGCGCCGTACTCGTCACCGTCGAGGCCTTCGACTGGAACTGTCCGCAGCACATCACGCCGCGGTTCTCGCACGGCGACCTCGCACCGGCACTCGAGGAGATGCGCCGCGAACTCGACGCGCTGCGCGCCGAGAACGCGGACCTGAGGGCCCGCCTCGACGACCAACCCGCGCCGAACTGACATTCCCTGCGTCCAGGCGTTCTGCTTGAGCGCAGGGAATGTCATTTCGGAGGATTCCGTGACGAATGGGCGCGAACCGCACCCCGGTGCGCGCATCCCCGTGACCAGCGGGCTACGAATGAACGGTGTTACGCAGCGATGAGTGGCGCCGCAGCGGCGACCACTACTACTGGCTGACGGCATTCCTCGCTGCGCGCGATCTGCAGCGCCGCACGTGCCGGACCAACGCGGCGATCATCCTGGGCCTCGGTGCGATCGGTCCCATCATCTCGCTTGGGCGGCTGGGTCCGCACTCCACCGCCGGCCGGATCGCCGAAGCGGTCGTCGTGCTGTGCTGCGTCGTCATGGGTGCGCTGTGGCTGCGCCCCGGGTGGCCGAGCCGGCGGGTGTCGCAGGGCTGCGTCGTCGTCGGGACCCTCTGCATCGCGACGTCGTGCCTCATCGTCCCGGAACACTCGCTCGGCATCGTCGGCGCCACGACGTTCGCGGTGCTCGGCTCGTTCGTGGCGCTGTTCCACTCGCTGCGGCTGCTGGCGTTCACTTGGACCGTCGGCGCCGGCGTGCTGGTCTACCTCGCGTTCCGGCTCGCCGAGGTCGACGTGTCGCTGGCGGTCGCCACGGTGCTGCTCATCGTGCTGGTCAACGTCTTCGCCGTGTTTGGCTGCCGCATGGTGGTCCGCCTGCTCGCGAACGACACCGGGTACGGCGACCTCGAGCCGTTGACCGGCTTGCTCACCCGTGACGGATTCTTTCAGCGCGCCGCCGATCTCATCGGCTCGCGCACCCGCGACGACGACCGGCGGATCGTCGTGACGGTGGTCAGCCTCGACAACTATTCGCTGCTGACCGAGTTGCAGGGCGGCACTGGGGCGGACCGCGCGCGGGTGGCGATCGCGCGGACCCTGCGCGAGACCGTGCGCCGCGACGCCGTGCTCGCTCATCCCGGCGACGCCGAGTTCTGGGTCGCCGACCTCTTCACCACCGCCGACCCCAACCCGCTCGCCGAACGCATCCGCGGTGCCATCGTCACCACCGAATTCCGCCTGGCCGCCAGCGTCGGCGTGGTGTGCACCCCCCTCGCACCGCTGGCGCACCTGCCCACCTATGACGTCGTCGAGGAACTGGTGACCGTCGCCGCGACGGCGATGTTCGACGCGCGCCGCGCCGGGGGAAATCAGACACGCGCGGCGATCGATCCCGCCCTGGCGGTGCTGCGCAACCCGCCGACCGGTGGGCCGCAGCCGTCGGAGTGACGGTCACCGACGCAGGGGCGCCGCCGCCTCGAACGACGCCGCACGCCCCGCGGACTGCCACTGCAGCCAGTTCTCCCACCGTGCGAGGTTGACCTGCTGCCAGCACCGGTCCACACGCGACGACGCGCGGCGCGCCAGTTCCAGCGCCAGGATGGCCGGAGCACGGGCGAGGAGCACGGCGACGCCGGGCACGGCGGACGGCAGCCGGTAGCGCCGTCGATTCCACGGCAGCATGTAGAGCCCGAGATAGCCCGCCTGCACGCGGTAGTGATACTCGGCCCGGAGCCGGCCCCACCCGCGATGGGCGCGCGTCGGCGCGAACGCCGGGACGAACGACTCGACCAGTTCGGTGCCGCTCGCGCCGCTGTCGTAGCTGCGGGCGGAATCGGCGAGGAACAGGATCCGCCACGCGTCGGCGACGGTCTCCGGGAAGTAGCCGTCGCAGCGCACGCCGACGAGGTGGCCGCAGTAGCGGTTGAAGTGCAGCACCGCCCGCATCTCGCGCGGCGAGGTGACGTACCCCAGCAGGAACAGCCCCGCGGCCGGGGCGACGCTCCCACCGAGCAGCGTCAGCAGCATCGCGGACTGGCTGATCGGGAGCCCCCAGCGGCCGGCATCCCACTCGGGGTGGCGCAGCACCCGATCGCGGACGCTGACGTGCATGATCCGCACGTGCAGGGAGATGTTCCGGCCCGGTGACCCCGGCGTGAGGATGGCACCCGGCCGGCACACCTCGATCCACCAGCGCGAGGTCTCCAGATAGCGGTGCAGTGCCCGCTCGCCGGCGTACCCGCCGGACAGCGAGAGCGGCACGGCCAGCCAG is from Mycolicibacterium grossiae and encodes:
- a CDS encoding diguanylate cyclase domain-containing protein, which translates into the protein MLRSDEWRRSGDHYYWLTAFLAARDLQRRTCRTNAAIILGLGAIGPIISLGRLGPHSTAGRIAEAVVVLCCVVMGALWLRPGWPSRRVSQGCVVVGTLCIATSCLIVPEHSLGIVGATTFAVLGSFVALFHSLRLLAFTWTVGAGVLVYLAFRLAEVDVSLAVATVLLIVLVNVFAVFGCRMVVRLLANDTGYGDLEPLTGLLTRDGFFQRAADLIGSRTRDDDRRIVVTVVSLDNYSLLTELQGGTGADRARVAIARTLRETVRRDAVLAHPGDAEFWVADLFTTADPNPLAERIRGAIVTTEFRLAASVGVVCTPLAPLAHLPTYDVVEELVTVAATAMFDARRAGGNQTRAAIDPALAVLRNPPTGGPQPSE
- a CDS encoding pyridoxamine 5'-phosphate oxidase family protein — encoded protein: MSRRYPAIAFTDDVRTEQRRHGSDRFYERKRVAGAVSTTPDPLGEDEREYLAECDGFYLASVSATGWPYVQFRGGPPGFLRVVDAHTIGWADFRGNLQYVTAGNVAGDDRVALIALDYVHRRRLKIFGHARAVAAETDPDLCRSLAVPGYDAVVERAVLVTVEAFDWNCPQHITPRFSHGDLAPALEEMRRELDALRAENADLRARLDDQPAPN
- a CDS encoding oxygenase MpaB family protein is translated as MAAPDAYPPPAPTAFRPVAGRRARLRAAVRRITGIDALPSEAVTSAFVAGLTIGDPVAERFVAETYHGDLGARRARDLVERAQRDGIDAVPEAPASMRALFEDFERIPGWVDPDLVEEGAAVWRRWAYALGALGNAGTNDTYTEGWLAVPLSLSGGYAGERALHRYLETSRWWIEVCRPGAILTPGSPGRNISLHVRIMHVSVRDRVLRHPEWDAGRWGLPISQSAMLLTLLGGSVAPAAGLFLLGYVTSPREMRAVLHFNRYCGHLVGVRCDGYFPETVADAWRILFLADSARSYDSGASGTELVESFVPAFAPTRAHRGWGRLRAEYHYRVQAGYLGLYMLPWNRRRYRLPSAVPGVAVLLARAPAILALELARRASSRVDRCWQQVNLARWENWLQWQSAGRAASFEAAAPLRR